One stretch of Hevea brasiliensis isolate MT/VB/25A 57/8 chromosome 12, ASM3005281v1, whole genome shotgun sequence DNA includes these proteins:
- the LOC110650209 gene encoding E3 ubiquitin-protein ligase RZF1-like: MSLSPPRTRTNDTTTRTYQPYWCYQCHRRVRIAASDPSEIICPRCSGQFLCEVEMNRPRLVVDFTAFDPSPVVRSLEALSLMLDRPIRRFNYFGFDDNLESQYRGRYWFRRRNQWDPDPETRPWRLRNQNLDGRVHSEDVPGLPSRPITEPNLPPENPMRPMVSLRDYFFGQVLNELIERVTQNDRPGPPPASESVINAISTVKVTGSHLVNESHCPVCKEDFKVGEEAKELPCKHIYHNDCIVPWLRLHNSCPVCRKELPPVPENSTPTHDDHREHVDHREREHVDARNGRYLTLMRQLGNLWPDRPRY, translated from the coding sequence ATGTCTTTGAGCCCACCTAGGACAAGAACAAATGACACGACCACAAGAACCTACCAGCCATATTGGTGCTACCAGTGCCATCGAAGGGTCAGGATTGCTGCGTCAGACCCATCAGAAATCATCTGTCCTCGATGTTCCGGGCAGTTCCTTTGCGAGGTTGAGATGAACAGACCGAGATTAGTTGTTGATTTCACTGCTTTTGATCCCTCGCCTGTAGTCCGCTCACTTGAAGCGCTGTCTCTTATGCTTGACCGGCCAATTAGAAGGTTTAATTATTTCGGTTTTGATGATAATCTGGAATCCCAATATCGTGGACGGTACTGGTTTCGGAGACGAAATCAATGGGACCCTGATCCTGAAACCCGTCCCTGGAGGCTTCGAAATCAGAATTTAGATGGGAGAGTGCACTCGGAAGATGTACCTGGACTCCCATCTAGACCAATAACCGAACCAAATTTGCCACCTGAAAACCCGATGCGCCCCATGGTTAGCCTGAGGGACTACTTTTTCGGCCAAGTCCTAAACGAGCTGATCGAACGAGTGACCCAAAATGACCGACCAGGTCCGCCGCCGGCATCCGAATCAGTTATCAACGCAATATCAACGGTGAAGGTCACAGGAAGTCATTTGGTGAATGAATCGCATTGTCCAGTCTGCAAGGAAGATTTCAAAGTTGGAGAGGAGGCAAAGGAGCTACCTTGCAAACACATATACCATAATGATTGTATTGTGCCATGGTTAAGGTTACACAACTCTTGCCCAGTCTGTAGGAAAGAGTTGCCGCCTGTGCCTGAAAATAGCACTCCTACACATGATGATCATCGTGAACATGTTGATCATCGTGAACGCGAGCATGTAGATGCCAGGAATGGAAGGTACCTGACGTTGATGAGGCAATTGGGAAACTTGTGGCCAGATCGTCCAAGGTATTGA
- the LOC131171315 gene encoding uncharacterized protein LOC131171315, which translates to MSETKSMEPNAETRPWRLRNQSLDGRAHSEDEPGLQFRPIRWIDLRPITEPNLPPENPMPPRVSPKDYFFGPVLNELIERVTQNHQPGLPPAPESVINVIPTVKVTETHLVNESHCPVWKELPSVEKSCHLFLKIALLRMMIIVNMLIIVNVSL; encoded by the coding sequence ATGTCGGAGACGAAATCGATGGAACCTAATGCTGAAACCCGTCCCTGGAGGCTTCGAAATCAGAGTTTAGATGGGAGAGCGCACTCGGAAGATGAACCTGGACTCCAATTTAGACCAATAAGGTGGATCGACCTCAGGCCAATAACCGAACCAAATTTGCCACCTGAAAACCCGATGCCTCCCAGGGTTAGCCCCAAGGACTACTTTTTCGGCCCAGTCCTAAACGAGCTTATCGAACGAGTGACCCAAAATCACCAACCAGGGCTGCCGCCGGCACCCGAATCAGTTATCAACGTAATACCAACGGTCAAGGTCACGGAAACTCATTTGGTAAATGAATCGCATTGTCCAGTTTGGAAAGAGTTGCCATCTGTTGAAAAGAGTTGCCATCTGTTCCTGAAAATAGCACTCCTGCGCATGATGATCATCGTGAACATGTTGATCATCGTGAACGTAAGTCTGTAG